CGGTGCGTTCGGTGGCGAGAAGGACACCGGCGGTGGCCGTGAGTCCGGCTCGGATGCGTGGAAGGTCTACATGCGTCGCCAGACCAACACCATCAACTACTCCGATTCGCTGCCGCTGGCCCAGGGCATCAAGTTCGACCTGTGATGCCCACGCCCGCTGCCCCATCGCTGGATTTCACCGGCCGCCGGGTACTGGTGGCCGGCGGCAGCAAGGGCATCGGGCGGGCAATGGCGCTGGCGTTCGCTTCGGCGGGCGCCCGCGTGTCGGTCTGTGCCCGCGGTGAGCCCGGGCTCACTGCGCTGCGCACGGATGCCCAGGCCATGGGCCTGGACATCCACACCGCGTCGGCCGACCTCGGGGTGCTGGACGACATCGGCCGCTGGCTGGCCGATGCCGCCCACGCGCTGGGCGGTATCGATGTGCTGGTCAACAATGCCACCGGCTACGGCATGGCCGACGATGAAGCCGGCTGGGAAGCCAGCCTGGGCATCGATCTGATGTCGGCGGTACGCGCCTCGCGACTGGCCCTGCCCTGGCTGCAGCAGTCCAGCGACGCCTGCATCCTCAACCTGGCCTCGATCGCCGCGCTGCAACCGCGACCGGGCGCTGCTCCGTATGCCGCGGCCAAGGCCGCACTGATGCACTACACCACCTCCCAGGCACTGGCGCTGGCCCCGCAGCGGATCCGCGTCAATGCCATTGCCCCGGGCTCGATCGAGTTCGAGGACGGCCTGTGGGCCCGTCGCCGCGAGCACGACCCGGCGCTGTACCACGCCACGCTGGCCAAAATTCCGTTCGGCCGCTTCGGCCAGCCGAAGGAAATCGCCGATGCGGCCCTGTTCCTGTGCTCGCCGCTGGCGCGCTGGATCACCGGCCACACGTTGAACGTCGATGGTGGCCAGGTCCTGATGGGCTGAGGCCCTGCCGGGTTGCACGCCGCCCGCGCCGATGGGCTAATCCCGGCGCAGGCACTATCATGGGCGCTCTGCCATGGAGGAAACGGATGAACCAGCCCTATCGACAGACCAGCTCGCTGGCCGTAGTCAGCTTGATCATGGGCATCGTGGGCTGGACGGTCTTTCCGTTTCTCGGCAGTCTCATTGCCATCGTCACCGGCCACATGGCGCGCGCGGAAATCCGTCGCCAGCCGCAGGCGCTGGAAGGCGACGGCCTGGCGGTCGCCGGACTGGTACTGGGTTGGCTGGCGGTGATCGGCAGCATCCTGGTGGTGGTGGGTTTCGTGCTCTTCTTCGGTGGATTGGCCCTGTTTGCCGCATCCCAATCGTGAGGTCCCCATGAGTGCATCGGATTCGACCGAACGCTTCAGCAGCCGCGTCGCCGACTACGTCCGCTACCGTCCCGATTACCCGCCGGCCCTACTGGACTGGCTGCATCACGATATCGGCGTGCCCACCGAGACCCTGGTCGCCGATATCGGCGCCGGTACCGGCATTTCCACCCGTCTGTTCCTGGCCAGCGGCCACCCGGTCATCGCGGTGGAACCCAATGCGGCCATGCGCGCCGCCGCCGAGCAGTGGCTGACCCCCGATTACCTGCGCCTGAAACTGGTCGACGGCACCGCCGAGGCGACCACCCTGGCCGACGACAGCGTTGGTCTGGTCGCTGCCGCCCAGGCCTTCCACTGGTTCGACACCGCCGCGGTGCGCCGCGAGTGGTCGCGCATCCTGCATCCCGGTGGGATGGCGCTGGTGTTCTGGAACTCCCGCCTGCTGGACGCCTCGCCGTTCCTGATCGGCTACGAGCAGCTGCTGCTGGAGTTCGGCACCGATTACACCCAGGTGGCCGAGCGCTACCAGGATGATGACGCCATGCGCGCCTGGTTCGGCGCGGGCCTGCGCGGCCTGGCCGGCTTCCCCAACGTGCAGCGCATGGACCTCGATGGGCTGCGTGGGCGCCTGCTGTCCTCGTCCTACGCGCCGCAGGCCGGCCACCCCCGCCATGCACCGATGCTGGAGGCGCTGCAGCAGTTGTTCGATGCCCACGCCGTGGACGGCCAGGTTGCCTTTGAATACCAAACCCGTGCCTTTGTCGGCACGCTGGACTGATAGAACGCCATGTACTCGCTTGCCCGCCCCTTCCTGTTCGCCTTCGATGCAGAGCGCGCCCACGGCCTTGGCCTGAGCGGCCTGGAGCTGGCCTACCGAACCGGCACCACGCCCCTGCTGGCCGGCCGTATCGAACCGCTGCCCACCAAGGCCTTCGGCCTGGAGTTCCCCAATCCGGTTGGCCTGGCCGCCGGGCTGGACAAGAACGGCGAGCACATCGATGCCCTGCTGGCGCTGGGGTTCGGCTTCGTCGAAATCGGCACCATCACCCCGCGTCCGCAGGAAGGCAATCCGAGACCGCGGCTGTTCCGGCTGCCGGCCCACCAGGCCATCATCAACCGCATGGGCTTCAACAACCTCGGCGTGGATGCACTGGTGCGCAATGTTGAACGGGCCAAGCGCCGCCACGGGCTGCTCGGCATCAACATCGGCAAGAACAAGGACACGCCGAACGAGCAGGCGTTCGACGACTACCAGCACTGCCTGCAGAAGGTGTATCCGCTGGCCGACTACATCACCGTCAACATCTCCTCGCCGAACACGGCCGGGCTGCGCGAGCTGCAGGAAGAAACGGCGCTGCGCCAGCTGATCTCGCAGCTGCGCGACAGCCAGGAAAACCTCGCCGCCAAGCATGGCCGGCGCGTGCCGATGCTGGTCAAGGTGGCGCCGGACCTGAGCGACCGCGACATCGATGCGGCCGCCCGCGTGCTCAGCGAATTGAAGGTGGACGGCGTGATCGCCACCAACACCACGATCGACCGCAGTGCGGTGGCGGGCGACCCGCGCGCGCAGGAGGCCGGTGGCCTGTCCGGCGCGCCGCTGCTGGGCCAGTCCACGCTGGTCCTGCGCCGGTTGCGCGCACGCCTGCCCGAGTCGATGCCGCTGATCGGCGTCGGTGGCATCCAGTCCGGTGCCGACGCGGTGGCCAAGATGTCCGCCGGCGCGGCCCTGGTGCAGTGCTACAGCGGCCTGATCTTCCGTGGCCCGGCCCTGGTGCAGGACTGCGTTGAAGCCATTCGCCGACGCCGCGAGGCCCCCAGCCGCGGTGCGGTTGCCCCCCTATGAGTAACGCAATGCCTGCCTGGACCCTGACTGAGAACGCGTCGCTGAAGGCGCTCAACACCTTCCACGTGGAGGCAAGCGCGGCACAGCTGCTGGAGCTGCACGACCCGTCGCTGCTGCCGGACGTACTGGCGCTGCCGCAGGTCGCCGACGCGCCGCTGCTGGTGCTGGGCAGTGGCAGCAACGTGCTGCTGGCCGGCAACGTGGACGGCACGGTCCTG
This is a stretch of genomic DNA from Stenotrophomonas rhizophila. It encodes these proteins:
- a CDS encoding class I SAM-dependent methyltransferase — translated: MSASDSTERFSSRVADYVRYRPDYPPALLDWLHHDIGVPTETLVADIGAGTGISTRLFLASGHPVIAVEPNAAMRAAAEQWLTPDYLRLKLVDGTAEATTLADDSVGLVAAAQAFHWFDTAAVRREWSRILHPGGMALVFWNSRLLDASPFLIGYEQLLLEFGTDYTQVAERYQDDDAMRAWFGAGLRGLAGFPNVQRMDLDGLRGRLLSSSYAPQAGHPRHAPMLEALQQLFDAHAVDGQVAFEYQTRAFVGTLD
- a CDS encoding quinone-dependent dihydroorotate dehydrogenase; protein product: MYSLARPFLFAFDAERAHGLGLSGLELAYRTGTTPLLAGRIEPLPTKAFGLEFPNPVGLAAGLDKNGEHIDALLALGFGFVEIGTITPRPQEGNPRPRLFRLPAHQAIINRMGFNNLGVDALVRNVERAKRRHGLLGINIGKNKDTPNEQAFDDYQHCLQKVYPLADYITVNISSPNTAGLRELQEETALRQLISQLRDSQENLAAKHGRRVPMLVKVAPDLSDRDIDAAARVLSELKVDGVIATNTTIDRSAVAGDPRAQEAGGLSGAPLLGQSTLVLRRLRARLPESMPLIGVGGIQSGADAVAKMSAGAALVQCYSGLIFRGPALVQDCVEAIRRRREAPSRGAVAPL
- a CDS encoding SDR family NAD(P)-dependent oxidoreductase; the encoded protein is MPTPAAPSLDFTGRRVLVAGGSKGIGRAMALAFASAGARVSVCARGEPGLTALRTDAQAMGLDIHTASADLGVLDDIGRWLADAAHALGGIDVLVNNATGYGMADDEAGWEASLGIDLMSAVRASRLALPWLQQSSDACILNLASIAALQPRPGAAPYAAAKAALMHYTTSQALALAPQRIRVNAIAPGSIEFEDGLWARRREHDPALYHATLAKIPFGRFGQPKEIADAALFLCSPLARWITGHTLNVDGGQVLMG
- a CDS encoding DUF4190 domain-containing protein — protein: MNQPYRQTSSLAVVSLIMGIVGWTVFPFLGSLIAIVTGHMARAEIRRQPQALEGDGLAVAGLVLGWLAVIGSILVVVGFVLFFGGLALFAASQS